ATTCTAGCGATACCGTCGTCGTTCGGGAAGATCCAGGGGTAGGCGGTCTTACCGGGGATCAGCCCCCACCAGAACGTGATGACGTCCTCCTCGAACAGTTCGGGGGGCATCCGGCGGTGTTCCTGGTAGGCGATGTGGTTCGCCCGTCGCGGGCCGAGCACCTCGGAGGCCTTCTTCCCCTCCGGGAGGAGCCGGTCGAGCACGCCCATCGTCACCGTCCGTTGTGGGCCGTCTGCGAGGATCATCCTCCCCGCCTCTATCTCCGACCCGTCGGCGAGGTGGAGGACGTGGCTCTCGGTGTCCGATTCGACCCGGCGAACCCCCGTTCCGACGCGGTACGCCGCGCTGGACGCCTCCGCGCGCTCTCGCATCCAGTCGTCCATCCGCGCGCGCTGGAAGGTGAACCCGAAGTTCGGGTACGACGAGTCCATACCGGTGTCCCGCAACGTACAGCGCTCGGTCGGACCGACGAACCGTGCACCCGAGAGCTCCTGGAGGATCACGTCCTCGGGGAGCTCTCCCGGATCGATTCCCATGATGTCGACCCAGTAGTCGAGCATCCCGGCGGCGTCGGTCGAGTCCGGGCCGAGTCCCTCACGGTCGGCCCGCGGGACCCCCTTCTCCACGACGACGGCGTCGGCGCCCGCCTCCGCTGCGGCGTGGGCCGCAGCCATTCCCGCGGGGCCGCCGCCGACGATCGCGACGTCGGCGCGTTCCATACGCGAAGGGAACCCCCGGATAGCTTAAATTCCCCTGAACCCGATCTGTTTCGACGCCCGTTACGAACCGAAATACTCACGCCCGACCCCCGAAGCGTCTCCGCATGTACGCGATCGTGGGCGGGACGGTCCACACGCAGACGAAGCGAGGCGTGATCGAGGGCGGGACCGTCCTCGTCGAGGACGGCGAGATCAGTGCAGTCGGTGAGGGGATCGAGATTCCGGACGGGACGACGACGATCGACGCGGCCGGGAGGGTCGTCACGCCGGGGCTGATCGACGCCCACAGCCACGCGGGCGTGAGCGAGTGGGGCGAACCGGAGGACGCCGACTTCAACGAACTCTCCGATCCGGTGACCCCACACGTGAACGCCTTAGACGGCTTTCACCCGGGCGACGAGGAACTCGCTCACGCCCTCTCCGGCGGGGTCACCAGCGTGAGCGCGCGGATGGGCAGCGGGAACGTGATCGGGGGGATCATCTGCTCGATGAAGACCTCTGGAACCCTGGCCGACGAGATGCTGATCCGCGAGGACGGAATGAAGGCCGCGTTCGGCGAGAACCCGAAGCGCGTCCACGGCGAGGAACGCGACCGCGAGCCCTGTACCCGTCCCGGAGTGGCCGCGACGCTCCGGCAAGCGCTGATGGACGCCGAGGACTACCTCGCGAGGCGCGAGCACGCGAGCGAGGGCGGCGAGCCGTTCGAGCGCGATCTCGGAATGGAGAACCTCTCGCGGGTGATCGAGGGCGACCTTCCTCTGAGAGTTCACGCCCACCGGGCCGACGACATCATGACTGTCTTTCGGATCGCGGAGGAGTTCGGGGTCGATGGGCTCTCGATCGAACACGCGACCGAGGGCCACCTGATCGCAGAGGAGTTCGCGAAACGCGACGTACCCGCCGTGGTCGGGCCGAGCCTCTACAGCGGCGCGAAGTACGAACTCTCGAACATCACGTTCGAGACCGCGGGTATCCTTCACCAGGCAGGGGTGACGGTGGCGATCCAGACCGACGCCCCGATCCTGCCACAGGAGTACCTGAACGTCTGCGTCGGCCTCGCGGTGCGGGAGGGCCTGCCCGAGGAGGCGGCGCTCGCGACCGTAACTCGAAACCCGGCAGAGATCCTCGGGATCGCGGACCGGGTGGGCACTCTCGAATCGGGAACGGACGCGGACCTCGTCGTCTGGAACGAGGATCCGTTCTCGCTCGCGGCCAAGCCCGAGCACGTCCTCGTCGACGGCGATCGGGTCGCGGGAACCGGCGAGATCGAGGGTTGACGCGGGTATTAAGGCCGGTGCGCGTGAGGGTCGGCCATGTCCGAATCCGACGTGCTGGTGCTCAGACGCGGAACCCACGGGATGCCCGTCGACGACCTGGTCGCCGAGATCGAAGCGCGCCTCCCCGACCGCGAGATCGCGCTCGCACGGACGCCCGAAGAGGAGCGAGAGCTGATCGAAGGCGTCCGGATCGTCGCCGGGATGACGATCGGGGAGGACCTGGTCGGGGAGGCGGGGGAGATGGAGCTGTTCGCCTGTGCGTACGCCGGAACCGGGCATCTGCCGCTCTCGGCGCTCGAATCCGCAGGAACGAAGGTTACCAGCGCGTCGGGTGTCCACGGGCCGAACATCGCAGAGCACGTGATCGGCGCGATGCTGGCGTTCACCCGGGGCTTCTTCCGGGCGCGAAACCAGCAGGATCGGCGGGAGTGGCGTCACTTCCAGGCCGGCGAGCTACAGGGCGAGACGGTGACGATCGTCGGCCTCGGGGCGATCGGGGTGGCGATCGCCGAACGACTGGAAGGGTTCGGCGTGGAGACGATCGGCGTGCGTTACACGCCCGAGAAGGGGGGGCCGACCGACGAGGTGCTCGGCTTCGACGGCCTCCACGACGCACTTTCGACCACCGACCACCTCGTGCTCGCCTGTCCGCTCACCGAGGAGACCCGCGGCCTGGTCGGCGAGGCCGAGTTCCACACCCTCCCCCCGAACGCCCTGCTCGTGAACGTCGCGCGGGGTCCGGTGGTCGACACCGACGCGCTCGTCGGCGCGATCCGCTCGAACCAGCTCCGGGGGGCGTCGCTCGACGTCACCGACCCCGAACCGCTCCCCGAAGAGCACCCGCTGTGGGGCTTCGAGAACGTCCAGATCACGCCGCACAACTCGGGACATACCCCCGAGTACTACGCGAGGTTCGCCGATATCGTCGCGGAGAACGTCGAGCGGCTGGATCGGGGCGAGGAACTCCGCAATCAGGTGATCTAGCGGTTACACTTTTGTGTCTGTGTACACAAGCACATTCATGGGGACGAAGACGATCGGCCTCGACGAGGAGGCGTACGAGCGCCTGAGAGCGCAGAAGCGGGAGGGAGAGAGCTTCAGCGACACGGTGAAGCGGATCACGGACGAAGTCTCCTCGGACTGGCGGCGGGGGTTCGGCTCGCTCTCGGAGGAAGAGGGTGAACGGCTCGAAGTGGTCATCTCGGCTCAGCGTAAGCGTGCGAGTGCTGCACTCGCTGTCAGACAGGAGCGAGCGCTCGACGCGGCGACCGACGAGGAATGAAGCTGCTTGACACCACCTTCCTGATCGGCTACGAGCGCGGGCAGGAGGTGATTGGAGCGTACCTCAAGCGGAACGAGGACCGGGAGTTCGTCACTTCGACGATCTGTCTGAAGGAACTAGCGGTCGGAAAGCACCTCGTCGGATCGCCTACCCGGGCGGACCTGACGGCGAACTACGGCTGGCTCCGAATCGTCCCCTTCACGCTCGACTATGCATACGAGGCGGGAGCACTCGAAGCGGCGCTCCATGACGATCCCGGCGTGAACCGGGACGGGATCGACTCGCTTTCGGCCGACGCGTTGATCGCCGGCACTGCCCGATCACTCGGCGCGACCGTCGTGACGAGAAACGTCTCCGATTTCGAGCGGTTCGAGGGCATAGCCGTCGAGTCGTACTGATCGATCGAGTAGCGCACAGGAGCTATCCGTCCCGCACCCCTCGTACCTCTATGACGCGCGAAACCGCGGCCTGCGTCGGCTGTGGCGAGGAGACGCCGATCGAGGAGGAGGAGGTCGCGAGTCCGGTCTGTTATCGGCCGCTCTGTTCGACGTGTCGTGAAGAGACCGTCTAGAGGTAGCTTTCGGAGACGAGCAGTTCGCCGTTCAGGACGCTCGCGCCCGCAGCACCGCGGAGCGTGTTGTGCGCGAGGCAGTTGTACTGGATCCCCGAGACGGTCTCCCTGATCCCGCCGACGGTGACCTGCATCCCCTCTTCGCGCTCGCGGTCGAGACGCGGCTGTGGGCGGTCCGGGTCGTCGAAGACGTGGATCAGCGGGTCGGGCGAGGAGTGAAGCGAGAGCGAGGGGGCCTCGCGCATCGCTGCCTTCGCCTCTTCGACACTCAGTTCCTCCTCGGTCTCGGCCCAGACGTTCTCCAGGTGGCCGTCGAGCGTCGGGACGCGGTTACAGGAGGCCGAGACCTCGACCTCGTGGTGGCTGAGCTCCGCGCCGTCGAAGCTACCGAGGAGTTTCCGCGTCTCGGTCTCCATCTTCGGCTCCTCGCCGCCGATGTGCGGGATAACGTTGTCGATGATCTCCATCGAGGTCACGCCGGAGTACCCCGCCCCGGAAACAGCTTGAAGCGTCGCGACGTGCACCCTGGAGAGCCCATAGGCGTCGAGCGCTTTCAGGGTGGGAACCATCGTGATCGTCGAACAGTTCGGGTTCTTCACGAGCGCGCCGTCCCAGCCTCTCGACTCCCGCTGGACCTCGAGGAGATCGAGGTGGTCGTGGTTTACTTCAGGAATCACGAGGGGGACGTCGTCGGCCATCCGGGCGTTCGACGAGTTCGACGAGACGACGTAGCCCGCCTCGCAGAACGCGCGCTCGACCCGCTCACCGACGCCCGAGGGGAGCGAGGAGAAGAGCAGGTCCACCTCGTCGGGGACAGCCTCGGGATCGGTCTCGCTCACCGTGATCTCGCCGACGTCCTCGGGGATCGGGGTGCCGATGCGCCACTTCGCCGCGTCACGGTAGGCCCGTCCGGCGCTCTCGGCGCTCGCGGTGAGCGCTCCGATCTCGAAGTCGGGGTGCGGGTCGAGAAGCTGGACGAGTCGCTGGCCGACGGCGCCGGTGGCGCCGAGGATGCCGACAGTGGTAGACATTGACACCGGTAGGCTCCCGACCCATCAAAACCGTTTGGATCGACTCCACGCGTGCAAGATTGGCCGACAACGTTTCGAGAGCGCTGTCGCTCGCGGGGGCGGTGACCTGCTCGTGAAGTGGACCTACGCGCTCGCCGCCTGCGCCTTGCGGGTGACGTAGCCGGCGATGCGGTTTCTGACGCCCTTCGACTCGATGTTCGTGAGCTCCCGGACGCTCTCTTTGTTGTGCTCGAAATCGTCGTTGAACGCTTCGGGGTACTGTTCGAGCAGTCGCGCGCCCGTCTTCTTGACGTAGGCCGGTTTGATCGCCATAGACCTCCTACCTCGCTCGCGCTCTAAAAGGATTCGTTCTCCCGCGCCTCGTTCCATCCGGTGAGGTCGGCGATCCGGGCGAACGCCTCGCGTTCGCGCTCGCCACCGCAGCGTCCGACGACCGATTCGTAGTACACGAGCCGCTCGACGAGCCTCCGTCGATCGTACGACGGGACGTCGAGTCGAGAGGCCGCGACGGTCGCGTCGATCACCGCGAAGTAGCCCCGGTTGGTCGTCGGAACCGTCTCCCTCCGGATCTCCGAGTCGGTCGGGGTGAGCGCCCACGTCTCGCGCGTCGTCCCACCCCGCTCGTCGGAGCCGATCCGCTCGACCGTGACACGGACCCAGGCGTCGGCCGAGTCGTCGACCGGGTCGTCCAGTTCGTAGATACCGAGGGCGGCCTCCACGAAGGTCCGGGGATCGCGCGTGAACTGGACGACACCCTCGCCCTCCCGCTCGAAGTTCCGTCGGGTCCGGGTGTCCCCCCACGTCGTCGCGGCCACGGGATCTCCGGAGAACAGCCCGAGCGCCGCGAGGTTCCACCGACCGTTCGGGCCGAAGGTCGCGACGACGGACTCGGTGACGCCATCGAGTTCGGCCGGCCATTCCCCCGCATCGTCGTCGTGCTCGGTCACACCGAGAGCCCCCGGGAGAGGGCGACGAACAGCGCCGCGCAGGTGAGGTCGGCGGTCGTCCCCGGATTGATCCCACGGACGACGAACTCCTCCGCGAGCGATTCGGCCGCTTCGAGGTCGCCGGCGACCGTATCCGCACGTTCCATCACCTCGTGGGCCACGTCGAGACCACGGTCGACCGCGACGAGCGTGTCCGGTGCCTCCGCGAGCAGCGAGAGGAAGGTCCGGGCGGCTCGATCCGTGACCGGCCCCTCGTCCGCGAGGAGCCCCTCGGCGGCCGCGAACGTCCGAGGGAAGTCCTCCACCCACTCGCGGGCGTTCGCGTCTCCGGGGTGGCCCTCGCGCGGCTCCGCCGAGAGCGACATCACGTCGAGAAGGGTGAGCTCTCGCTCGCGGAGCGTCGAGGCGGCCGCCGAGCCGTGGCGTGCGTCGAGCGCGTCGGCCCCGTCCGGGGGATCGCCGACGGAGACGTCGACGTGTTCGAACGCCCGGTAGAACTCTACGGAGTCTTCGACCGTGGTCGCCTCGGTCACTTCGCGAACCCCCTCGGGGGAGAGTCGGCCCACGCTCGCCGCCCGGACGAGCGGGACGAGCAGGAGCAGGCAGCCGAACTGCGTGTTCCCGCCATCCTGCTCGGCCATCCCGGCGATCGCGCGCTCGAACGCCGTTCCGACGGGTTCGCCCCCCTCGGCCAGTCGCAGACCTCCACCCGCGCCGACCGCACCCGCGAGGAAGTGCTCGAACCGGAGGGCGGGGAGGTCCCGTCGACGGTCGACGTTCCCCGGTTTGGGCGTCCCGGCGACCTCCAGCAAGAGGGCCAACTGGGCGTTCTCCGCGGGCCCTCTCGACATCGGCTCCGCGCTCACGCGGTCACCTCCCGCTCGAACCATCGGTCGGTCGTCTCTCTGACCGCAGTCAGCACCCGAGGGTCGTCACTCGCCCGGCCGACACTCACCGCGTCCGCTCCGAACGCGAGGTACTCCTCGGTGGTCTCTCGGTCCCGAACCCCGTTGTTCGCGATCACGAAGAGGTCACACGCCCTCGAGACGTCCCGGATCACGTACTCCGAGTCCATCGCGTCCACGTGGATCGCGTCCGCGCCCGCCCGCTCGATCCGACGGGCGAGGTCCGCGAGGTCGACGGCGGACACTTCGGCCCGGACCTTCACCGAGACCGCCGCACCCGTCTCGCTGGCCGTCTCGACCTGCTCCGTCAGCCGGTTCCCGTCGCGCAGGAGCGACTCGCCAGCACCGGCGTCGCACATCTCGGCCTGTCGGCAGTGGGCGTTGATCTCGCAGATCGCGCCGTGGTCGGCACAGACCGTAGCGACCTCGCGGATCGGCTCCGGATCGCTCGCGCGGACGTTGAAGCCGGGACGGATCTCGGTACCGGAGAGCGCCGCGAACTGTTCCTCGACGAACGCGATCGGGTCCCGGGGAAGGAACTCCTCGCGGTCGCGCTCGGTCAGCTCCCGCGCGGCGGCGCGCGTCCCCCGATCCAGTGCGATCCCGCCGAGAAAGGCACAGCCGACGTACTCCCCTACCGCCAGCGCCCACCCGGCGTCCGATCGCCCGCTGAGGCTCGCGAGCGCCACACGGGGCGAGAACATCAGACCACCTCCGAGAGCAGTCTCTCGACGGCTCGGGCGACCCGGGCGGCGTCCGCACTCGATCCCACGCTCGTGTCGGTCCTCGCGACCGGCCGTTCAAGTTCGGTTCCGTCGGCCTCGTCGAGGACGAACCCGTCGGCGAACGGGTAGGCGTCGGCCACCCCTCTCGTGCTCGGTTCGTGACCCGTCGCCCCCATCAGATCGGCTGCCGGCCCGGAGAACACCCGGTCGTCGACGAACGGCGAGACGGCGATCACCGGGGTCTCGGAGAGCAACCGTTCGAGTCCGGGGAGCGCGAGCATCGGTCCGATGCTGGTCACCGGGTTCGACGGGCCGATCACCACCGGATCGGCGAGGGCGGAGCGGACCTCCGGAGTCGGCTCCGCGCGCTCTGCGCCGCGGAACTCCACCTCCTCCACCGGTGGCTCGCCCCGGTGTGCGACCCACCACTCCTGGAAGTGCATTTTTCCACTCTCGGTGTGGATCAGCGTCGCGACCGGGTCGTCGCTCATCGGCACTAGGGTGAGGTCGATGCCGAACGCCCGGGCGAGGACGTCCGTCGCTTCGGTGAGCGTGTGGCCTTCGTCGAGCAGGCCCGTCCGGGTGAGGTGGACCGCACGGTCCCGGTCACCGATCGTCATGAACTCCGCGATGCCCGAAAAGCGCCGCCACGCAGCCAGTTCTCTCCCGTCGGTCTGCCGGTCGTCGGGCAGGTATCGTGGTCCAGTTCCGAGGTCCGCCGCCTCCGCGAGTTCGTGGAGCCGCTCGTGCGTCTCGTGGCTATCACCGTCGATCCCCCACCAGGTCCCGGTGTCGAGGACGCCCCCCCGCTCGAAGAGCACGGTGTCGATATCCGGCGAGACGAAGAGCCCGCCGAGTTCGACGTCGTCGCCGGTGTTGCCGACCGCGGTGACCTGCTCGTAATCGAAGACAGCGTCGGCTCCCGAGAGGAGTTTCGGCGTCCCCGTCCCGCCCGAGAGGAACGTCGTCATTGTCCCGGTTCGGACCCCGCGGGCCATAAGCCCACCCGTCCCTCGGAGGTCGGTGGAGAGTGCCTGCTCGTCGTGAGCGCCTCGGCAGGGAGAGCGGAGAGCGGTCGAAAGGGGAAGGGACGGGGGGAGAAGCCAGTCGCTATGGGGGTGGAGCGACCATCCCCGTCACGACCTCTCGATGGAGATCCTGCAGGGTATCGGACGGGAAGCACGAGCGCTGTGGGGGGAAGGCAGGGGAACGGCGCTGGTCGCGATCGCCGGCACGTGGGGGCTGCTGGTCGGGACACGGATGATCTACCCGGTCGTCCTCCCGTACCTCCAGAGCGCCTACGGCCTGAGTCTCACGGTCGCCGGCCTGCTCGTGACGGTCCTCTGGCTGTTCGGTTCGATCGGCCAGCTTCCCGGCGGCGTGCTCGCGGACAGGTACGACGAGCGGACGCTGATGGCGGCGAGCACGGTCGTCGTCGCGGTGGCACTCGGGTTCGTCGTCACCGCCTCCACGCCGGTCGTCCTGTTCGTCGCGACCGCCCTCTGGGGGCTGGGCCACTCGCTGTACCCCATCGCCCGGATCACGTTCCTCTCGACGCTCTACCCCGAT
This region of Halalkalicoccus sp. CGA53 genomic DNA includes:
- a CDS encoding NAD(P)/FAD-dependent oxidoreductase, translating into MERADVAIVGGGPAGMAAAHAAAEAGADAVVVEKGVPRADREGLGPDSTDAAGMLDYWVDIMGIDPGELPEDVILQELSGARFVGPTERCTLRDTGMDSSYPNFGFTFQRARMDDWMRERAEASSAAYRVGTGVRRVESDTESHVLHLADGSEIEAGRMILADGPQRTVTMGVLDRLLPEGKKASEVLGPRRANHIAYQEHRRMPPELFEEDVITFWWGLIPGKTAYPWIFPNDDGIARIGLTMPIGMDIEAVENREAYDLLRPEDERIPTGGAYIRRLLEREFGDEYDVETDFPLVEERGKRGGVESYPISSTRPIDSPTDAGIAVAGGAMGTTSAFHEGGYHVAVRSGAIAGDLAARGRLDEYNEAWKAAIGDEILRNVSMADVVADYEPADWDRTFRTIGTMLEKRGGGPIDWGALSSGLGAAKFYTSYRKAKFRYRKGRYVQLSESDYRY
- a CDS encoding amidohydrolase, with the translated sequence MYAIVGGTVHTQTKRGVIEGGTVLVEDGEISAVGEGIEIPDGTTTIDAAGRVVTPGLIDAHSHAGVSEWGEPEDADFNELSDPVTPHVNALDGFHPGDEELAHALSGGVTSVSARMGSGNVIGGIICSMKTSGTLADEMLIREDGMKAAFGENPKRVHGEERDREPCTRPGVAATLRQALMDAEDYLARREHASEGGEPFERDLGMENLSRVIEGDLPLRVHAHRADDIMTVFRIAEEFGVDGLSIEHATEGHLIAEEFAKRDVPAVVGPSLYSGAKYELSNITFETAGILHQAGVTVAIQTDAPILPQEYLNVCVGLAVREGLPEEAALATVTRNPAEILGIADRVGTLESGTDADLVVWNEDPFSLAAKPEHVLVDGDRVAGTGEIEG
- a CDS encoding D-2-hydroxyacid dehydrogenase, whose product is MSESDVLVLRRGTHGMPVDDLVAEIEARLPDREIALARTPEEERELIEGVRIVAGMTIGEDLVGEAGEMELFACAYAGTGHLPLSALESAGTKVTSASGVHGPNIAEHVIGAMLAFTRGFFRARNQQDRREWRHFQAGELQGETVTIVGLGAIGVAIAERLEGFGVETIGVRYTPEKGGPTDEVLGFDGLHDALSTTDHLVLACPLTEETRGLVGEAEFHTLPPNALLVNVARGPVVDTDALVGAIRSNQLRGASLDVTDPEPLPEEHPLWGFENVQITPHNSGHTPEYYARFADIVAENVERLDRGEELRNQVI
- a CDS encoding antitoxin VapB family protein, whose amino-acid sequence is MGTKTIGLDEEAYERLRAQKREGESFSDTVKRITDEVSSDWRRGFGSLSEEEGERLEVVISAQRKRASAALAVRQERALDAATDEE
- a CDS encoding type II toxin-antitoxin system VapC family toxin, whose protein sequence is MKLLDTTFLIGYERGQEVIGAYLKRNEDREFVTSTICLKELAVGKHLVGSPTRADLTANYGWLRIVPFTLDYAYEAGALEAALHDDPGVNRDGIDSLSADALIAGTARSLGATVVTRNVSDFERFEGIAVESY
- the asd gene encoding aspartate-semialdehyde dehydrogenase; protein product: MSTTVGILGATGAVGQRLVQLLDPHPDFEIGALTASAESAGRAYRDAAKWRIGTPIPEDVGEITVSETDPEAVPDEVDLLFSSLPSGVGERVERAFCEAGYVVSSNSSNARMADDVPLVIPEVNHDHLDLLEVQRESRGWDGALVKNPNCSTITMVPTLKALDAYGLSRVHVATLQAVSGAGYSGVTSMEIIDNVIPHIGGEEPKMETETRKLLGSFDGAELSHHEVEVSASCNRVPTLDGHLENVWAETEEELSVEEAKAAMREAPSLSLHSSPDPLIHVFDDPDRPQPRLDREREEGMQVTVGGIRETVSGIQYNCLAHNTLRGAAGASVLNGELLVSESYL
- a CDS encoding 30S ribosomal protein S17e, with amino-acid sequence MAIKPAYVKKTGARLLEQYPEAFNDDFEHNKESVRELTNIESKGVRNRIAGYVTRKAQAASA
- a CDS encoding DUF447 domain-containing protein; the protein is MTEHDDDAGEWPAELDGVTESVVATFGPNGRWNLAALGLFSGDPVAATTWGDTRTRRNFEREGEGVVQFTRDPRTFVEAALGIYELDDPVDDSADAWVRVTVERIGSDERGGTTRETWALTPTDSEIRRETVPTTNRGYFAVIDATVAASRLDVPSYDRRRLVERLVYYESVVGRCGGEREREAFARIADLTGWNEARENESF
- a CDS encoding triphosphoribosyl-dephospho-CoA synthase codes for the protein MSAEPMSRGPAENAQLALLLEVAGTPKPGNVDRRRDLPALRFEHFLAGAVGAGGGLRLAEGGEPVGTAFERAIAGMAEQDGGNTQFGCLLLLVPLVRAASVGRLSPEGVREVTEATTVEDSVEFYRAFEHVDVSVGDPPDGADALDARHGSAAASTLRERELTLLDVMSLSAEPREGHPGDANAREWVEDFPRTFAAAEGLLADEGPVTDRAARTFLSLLAEAPDTLVAVDRGLDVAHEVMERADTVAGDLEAAESLAEEFVVRGINPGTTADLTCAALFVALSRGLSV
- a CDS encoding tRNA-dihydrouridine synthase, whose protein sequence is MFSPRVALASLSGRSDAGWALAVGEYVGCAFLGGIALDRGTRAAARELTERDREEFLPRDPIAFVEEQFAALSGTEIRPGFNVRASDPEPIREVATVCADHGAICEINAHCRQAEMCDAGAGESLLRDGNRLTEQVETASETGAAVSVKVRAEVSAVDLADLARRIERAGADAIHVDAMDSEYVIRDVSRACDLFVIANNGVRDRETTEEYLAFGADAVSVGRASDDPRVLTAVRETTDRWFEREVTA
- the cofD gene encoding 2-phospho-L-lactate transferase, coding for MTTFLSGGTGTPKLLSGADAVFDYEQVTAVGNTGDDVELGGLFVSPDIDTVLFERGGVLDTGTWWGIDGDSHETHERLHELAEAADLGTGPRYLPDDRQTDGRELAAWRRFSGIAEFMTIGDRDRAVHLTRTGLLDEGHTLTEATDVLARAFGIDLTLVPMSDDPVATLIHTESGKMHFQEWWVAHRGEPPVEEVEFRGAERAEPTPEVRSALADPVVIGPSNPVTSIGPMLALPGLERLLSETPVIAVSPFVDDRVFSGPAADLMGATGHEPSTRGVADAYPFADGFVLDEADGTELERPVARTDTSVGSSADAARVARAVERLLSEVV